A genomic window from Cucumis melo cultivar AY chromosome 8, USDA_Cmelo_AY_1.0, whole genome shotgun sequence includes:
- the LOC103491166 gene encoding uncharacterized protein LOC103491166 isoform X8, translating into MEYKQTVDLDQLLDDANEVGEFHATNNLPNTYAEVAENSFRQNRRFQLGNSSSENKSPGPSRIDTDAFGISELSATMVMEAEFNNTPVERGLTHELSPGLGTKGRCVTPLEGNICGTILDNRNIHKFNTNENYIENGDLSDENVKGDIVANELASCSRERRLRKPTRRYIEEFLDSKSEHNKGRRKLPRKDKYLKVMSTEESYHIRHEVQMMPRSDSQCGTSVPVQPKSERRHPNKHVPVSGFLSEDESSATECKNVYSSARRCKKYDRRRQKMWTLTEVMRLVDGIAEYGTGRWTHIKKHLFASSPHRTPIDLRDKWRNLLRASCVNIQNKKGVEGKQTHASRPLPKSLLQRVYELANIYPYPKERGPKSVKAITPPMDLIESNSLSFNWGRKKYE; encoded by the exons ATGGAATACAAACAAACGGTG GATCTTGATCAGCTGCTGGATGATGCCAATGAAGTAGGGGAATTCCATGCTACAAACAATCTGCCAAATACAT ATGCCGAAGTTGCTGAAAATTCTTTCAGACAAAATAGGAGATTTCAATTGGGAAACTCAAGTTCAGAGAATAAATCTCCGGGACCAAGCAGGATTGATACTGATGCTTTTGGAATATCAGAATTATCAGCGACAATGGTAATGGAGGCTGAATTCAATAATACACCTGTTGAGAGGGGTTTAACTCATGAGTTGTCCCCTGGTCTGGGGACCAAAGGTAGGTGTGTAACACCACTTGAAGGCAACATCTGTGGTACAATACTTGATAATAGGAACATCCATAAGTTCAATACTAATGAAAATTATATAGAAAATGGCGATTTATCTGATGAAAATGTGAAGGGTGATATTGTGGCAAACGAACTTGCCAGTTGTTCAAGGGAGAGGAGATTGCGTAAGCCTACACGAAGATACATTGAAGAATTTTTAGATTCAAAGTCTGAACATAACAAGGGAAGGCGAAAACTTCCTAGAAAAGATAAGTACCTAAAAGTGATGTCTACTGAAGAATCCTATCACATTAGACATGAGGTACAAATGATGCCTAGAAGTGATTCACAATGTGGTACGTCTGTTCCAGTGCAGCCTAAATCTGAAAGAAGACATCCAAACAAGCATGTGCCAGTTTCA GGATTTCTATCGGAAGATGAATCATCTGCAACTGAGTGTAAGAATGTTTATTCATCTGCTAGAAGATGTAAAAAGTATGATAGGAGGCGCCAGAAGATGTGGACCCTTACTGAAGTAATGCGATTAGTTGATGGAATTGCCGAATATGGAACTGGCCGCTGGACTCATATTAAGAAGCATCTATTTGCATCTTCTCCTCATCGCACACCTATCGATCTCAGG GACAAATGGCGAAATCTTCTGAGAGCTAGCTGTGTTAACATACAGAACAAAAAAGGG GTTGAAGGGAAGCAGACACATGCCTCTCGTCCACTACCAAAGTCCCTGCTCCAACGTGTTTATGAACTGGCCAATATCTATCCATACCCAAAGGAGCGTGGTCCAAAATCAGTCAAAGCAATTACACCTCCCATGGATCTTATTGAAAGTAACTCTTTGTCATTCAATTGGGGGCGGAAGAAGTATGAATGA
- the LOC103491166 gene encoding uncharacterized protein LOC103491166 isoform X9 — protein sequence MEYKQTDLDQLLDDANEVGEFHATNNLPNTYAEVAENSFRQNRRFQLGNSSSENKSPGPSRIDTDAFGISELSATMVMEAEFNNTPVERGLTHELSPGLGTKGRCVTPLEGNICGTILDNRNIHKFNTNENYIENGDLSDENVKGDIVANELASCSRERRLRKPTRRYIEEFLDSKSEHNKGRRKLPRKDKYLKVMSTEESYHIRHEVQMMPRSDSQCGTSVPVQPKSERRHPNKHVPVSGFLSEDESSATECKNVYSSARRCKKYDRRRQKMWTLTEVMRLVDGIAEYGTGRWTHIKKHLFASSPHRTPIDLRDKWRNLLRASCVNIQNKKGVEGKQTHASRPLPKSLLQRVYELANIYPYPKERGPKSVKAITPPMDLIESNSLSFNWGRKKYE from the exons ATGGAATACAAACAAACG GATCTTGATCAGCTGCTGGATGATGCCAATGAAGTAGGGGAATTCCATGCTACAAACAATCTGCCAAATACAT ATGCCGAAGTTGCTGAAAATTCTTTCAGACAAAATAGGAGATTTCAATTGGGAAACTCAAGTTCAGAGAATAAATCTCCGGGACCAAGCAGGATTGATACTGATGCTTTTGGAATATCAGAATTATCAGCGACAATGGTAATGGAGGCTGAATTCAATAATACACCTGTTGAGAGGGGTTTAACTCATGAGTTGTCCCCTGGTCTGGGGACCAAAGGTAGGTGTGTAACACCACTTGAAGGCAACATCTGTGGTACAATACTTGATAATAGGAACATCCATAAGTTCAATACTAATGAAAATTATATAGAAAATGGCGATTTATCTGATGAAAATGTGAAGGGTGATATTGTGGCAAACGAACTTGCCAGTTGTTCAAGGGAGAGGAGATTGCGTAAGCCTACACGAAGATACATTGAAGAATTTTTAGATTCAAAGTCTGAACATAACAAGGGAAGGCGAAAACTTCCTAGAAAAGATAAGTACCTAAAAGTGATGTCTACTGAAGAATCCTATCACATTAGACATGAGGTACAAATGATGCCTAGAAGTGATTCACAATGTGGTACGTCTGTTCCAGTGCAGCCTAAATCTGAAAGAAGACATCCAAACAAGCATGTGCCAGTTTCA GGATTTCTATCGGAAGATGAATCATCTGCAACTGAGTGTAAGAATGTTTATTCATCTGCTAGAAGATGTAAAAAGTATGATAGGAGGCGCCAGAAGATGTGGACCCTTACTGAAGTAATGCGATTAGTTGATGGAATTGCCGAATATGGAACTGGCCGCTGGACTCATATTAAGAAGCATCTATTTGCATCTTCTCCTCATCGCACACCTATCGATCTCAGG GACAAATGGCGAAATCTTCTGAGAGCTAGCTGTGTTAACATACAGAACAAAAAAGGG GTTGAAGGGAAGCAGACACATGCCTCTCGTCCACTACCAAAGTCCCTGCTCCAACGTGTTTATGAACTGGCCAATATCTATCCATACCCAAAGGAGCGTGGTCCAAAATCAGTCAAAGCAATTACACCTCCCATGGATCTTATTGAAAGTAACTCTTTGTCATTCAATTGGGGGCGGAAGAAGTATGAATGA